Proteins encoded in a region of the Marmota flaviventris isolate mMarFla1 chromosome 3, mMarFla1.hap1, whole genome shotgun sequence genome:
- the LOC114095827 gene encoding apolipoprotein L3-like: MTDRDPSKACPDGKSLTEDAIEYLQSVVSREDLELLLTEEAWESLVAGADLSREEADALYKALNKLRGDMALEDKDMLQTHMQDRERFLQEFPQVKAELEERIEKLRALADRVDKVHKDCTISHVVANSTGATSGVLTILGLALAPVTAGVSLALSATGVALGIAAAVTTVSTSIVEHSSTVSATEEASSLVSKNASNAKAVAQIVGHNAPKAISLTKNFIQVLGDIGKHIRAIKLAKANPRLVSSARRLMTTGRISIRSGKQVQRAFGGTALAMTKGARIMGAATAGIFLLMDVIDLVQESKHLHEGAKAESAQELRQKAQELEEKLQELIQTHERLQLDPSP; the protein is encoded by the exons ATGACCGACCGCGACCCCAGCAAGGCCTGCCCAG ACGGCAAGAGCCTCACTGAGGATGCCATTGAGTATTTGCAGAGCGTGGTGAGCAGAGAGGACCTGGAGCTCCTGCTGACCGAAGAGGCCTGGGAGAGCCTCGTGGCTGGGGCTGATTTGTCCAG GGAGGAAGCAGATGCGCTGTACAAGGCTCTGAATAAGCTTAGAGGAGACATGGCCCTGGAGGACAAGGACATGCTCCAAACCCACATGCAGGACAGGGAGAGGTTCCTGCAAGAGTTTCCGCAGGTGAAAGCAGAGCTGGAGGAGCGCATAGAGAAGCTCCGCGCCCTGGCAGACAGGGTTGACAAGGTGCACAAGGACTGCACCATCTCCCACGTGGTGGCCAACTCCACCGGTGCCACCTCTGGAGTCCTCACCATCCTTGGCCTGGCCCTGGCACCTGTGACGGCAGGAGTCAGTCTGGCCCTCTCGGCCACTGGGGTGGCGCTGGGAATAGCCGCTGCTGTGACAACCGTCTCCACTAGCATCGTCGAGCATTCAAGCACTGTGTCCGCCACAGAAGAAGCCAGCAGCCTTGTGTCAAAGAACGCGAGCAACGCGAAGGCCGTTGCCCAGATCGTGGGCCACAATGCACCCAAGGCCATTTCCTTGACCAAGAACTTCATCCAAGTACTGGGCGACATTGGGAAGCACATCCGGGCCATCAAGCTGGCCAAAGCCAACCCCCGCTTAGTATCCAGTGCCCGGCGCCTCATGACGACCGGGAGAATCTCAATCCGAAGTGGCAAGCAGGTACAGAGAGCCTTTGGAGGCACTGCTCTGGCCATGACCAAAGGGGCCCGGATCATGGGTGCAGCCACCGCAGGCATCTTCCTTCTGATGGACGTGATCGACCTCGTGCAAGAGTCGAAGCATTTGCATGAGGGGGCAAAGGCAGAGTCGGCTCAagagctgaggcagaaggctcaGGAGCTGGAGGAGAAGCTGCAAGAACTCATCCAGACCCACGAGAGGCTGCAGTTGGACCCGTCGCCATGA